A part of Chthonomonadales bacterium genomic DNA contains:
- a CDS encoding Gfo/Idh/MocA family oxidoreductase, whose product MNVGIIGCGNISPVYFQAGKSYRNLRVAACADLDMGKAQARAAEWGVPRVCTVEGLLADPEIEIIVNLTVPKAHAPISLAAIEAGKHVYAEKPLATNRADGRRLLEAAEARGLRVGCAPDTFLGGGHQTCRKLIDDGWIGEPIGATAFMLCHGHESWHPSPEFYYEVGGGPMMDMGPYYITALVNMLGPVERLTGSARVTFPERTVTSQPKHGKVVRVETPTHIAGVMDFASGAVGTILTSFDVWSSTLPPLEIYGTEGSLLVPDPNGFGGTPRVRRKGAEGWSEVPLAYGFAGNCRGVGVADMAAAIVAGRPHRASGDLAFHVLDAMEGFLDSSASGGHYRCATQPGRPAALPLDLPPDSVEP is encoded by the coding sequence ATGAACGTCGGCATCATCGGCTGCGGCAACATCAGCCCGGTCTACTTCCAGGCGGGCAAGAGCTACCGGAACCTCCGCGTCGCCGCATGCGCCGATCTCGACATGGGAAAGGCACAGGCCCGGGCCGCCGAGTGGGGCGTCCCCAGAGTCTGTACGGTCGAGGGCCTTCTGGCTGACCCCGAGATCGAGATCATCGTGAACCTGACCGTGCCGAAGGCCCACGCGCCGATCTCGCTCGCCGCCATCGAGGCCGGAAAGCACGTCTACGCCGAGAAGCCGCTCGCCACCAACCGCGCCGACGGGCGGCGGCTGCTGGAGGCCGCCGAGGCACGTGGGCTGCGCGTGGGGTGCGCTCCCGACACCTTTCTGGGCGGCGGTCACCAGACCTGTCGGAAGCTCATCGACGATGGCTGGATCGGCGAGCCGATCGGCGCGACCGCCTTCATGCTCTGCCACGGGCACGAGAGTTGGCACCCGAGCCCGGAGTTCTACTATGAGGTGGGCGGTGGGCCGATGATGGACATGGGCCCCTACTACATCACCGCCCTCGTCAACATGCTCGGGCCCGTGGAGCGCCTCACCGGCTCGGCCCGCGTCACCTTCCCGGAGCGCACCGTCACCAGCCAGCCAAAACACGGCAAGGTCGTGCGCGTCGAGACGCCCACGCACATCGCCGGGGTGATGGACTTCGCCTCGGGCGCCGTCGGCACCATCCTGACCTCGTTCGACGTGTGGAGCTCGACGCTCCCGCCGCTTGAGATCTACGGAACCGAGGGGTCTCTGCTGGTGCCCGACCCCAACGGGTTCGGCGGAACGCCCCGGGTGCGGCGCAAGGGGGCGGAGGGCTGGAGCGAGGTGCCGCTTGCCTACGGCTTCGCTGGAAACTGCCGCGGCGTGGGCGTGGCGGACATGGCCGCCGCCATCGTGGCCGGCCGACCGCACCGCGCCAGCGGCGACCTGGCCTTCCACGTTCTTGACGCGATGGAAGGCTTCCTCGACTCCTCGGCGTCCGGAGGCCACTACCGCTGCGCGACGCAACCCGGGCGGCCCGCGGCTCTGCCTCTCGACCTGCCCCCCGACTCCGTCGAGCCGTAG
- a CDS encoding carboxypeptidase regulatory-like domain-containing protein translates to MRRHVGWGTALLCAAAALAAFPGCGSGGGSSAGLAGVVTDAEGQAVAGARVTSGGASTVSLSNGSFTMSVGGTGYRTVRAESTIGGRRWSGETRVDLVKGEQNRSVNIVVSDERYQGAVAGRVVDQSGFGFDGAKVFVGGPLGSTLAITDRSGNYEVGRLTPGFTYTVTASFAGYLNDTRTVSVTANQTSALSFALAASNPQGAIPAPRDVSAQAWTIAATITRADDPARGLYEWLKHVYRRKRGLPDGPVARVIERKGAGRVTPADSVIEVDLFWEYDSYNDLFGYAVKRGTAANPSRVVAVLRDPLAAAFFDLDSALSPYTRYHYTVHGLDTIDFPDNGLVGPGSADVAARPLGRLHAEGPIGGAQVTPPPLLQWSAVSGADTYQVYVFDQFPDLQNADDPNGVAPIWPEDIDRPGSSLVNAPTTSVRYAGPALRSGRTYYWLVVASDVGGEALSASQLERFVAR, encoded by the coding sequence GTGAGACGACACGTGGGGTGGGGGACCGCGCTGCTATGCGCGGCCGCGGCGCTGGCCGCGTTCCCGGGATGCGGCAGCGGCGGCGGATCGAGCGCGGGCCTCGCGGGCGTCGTGACCGATGCCGAGGGGCAGGCGGTGGCCGGGGCCCGGGTGACGTCGGGTGGTGCCAGCACCGTCTCGCTCAGCAACGGCTCGTTCACCATGAGCGTCGGCGGCACGGGGTACCGGACCGTGCGAGCGGAGAGCACGATCGGCGGGCGTCGGTGGTCCGGCGAGACGCGTGTTGACCTCGTGAAGGGCGAGCAGAACCGCTCGGTGAACATCGTCGTGTCCGATGAGCGCTACCAGGGCGCCGTCGCCGGCCGCGTGGTCGACCAGTCCGGATTCGGGTTCGACGGCGCGAAGGTCTTCGTGGGCGGTCCGCTCGGGTCGACGCTCGCCATCACGGACCGGAGCGGCAACTATGAGGTGGGCCGCCTGACGCCCGGGTTCACCTACACCGTGACGGCGTCGTTTGCCGGCTATCTGAACGACACACGCACCGTGTCGGTGACCGCCAACCAGACATCCGCGCTCTCGTTCGCCCTAGCGGCCTCGAACCCCCAGGGCGCCATCCCGGCGCCTCGGGACGTCAGCGCGCAGGCGTGGACCATCGCCGCAACGATCACGCGGGCCGACGACCCCGCGCGCGGGCTCTACGAGTGGCTTAAGCACGTGTATCGCCGCAAGCGCGGCCTGCCGGATGGTCCCGTGGCTCGGGTGATCGAGCGCAAGGGCGCTGGCCGTGTCACCCCGGCCGACTCGGTCATCGAGGTCGATCTGTTCTGGGAATACGACAGCTACAACGATCTGTTCGGTTACGCCGTGAAGCGCGGCACCGCCGCCAACCCGTCGCGCGTCGTCGCCGTGCTGCGCGACCCGCTAGCGGCCGCGTTCTTCGATCTAGACTCCGCGCTCTCGCCCTACACCCGTTACCACTACACCGTGCACGGGCTCGACACCATCGACTTCCCGGATAACGGCCTCGTCGGGCCGGGCAGCGCCGACGTTGCCGCCCGGCCTCTCGGCCGTCTCCACGCGGAGGGCCCCATCGGTGGGGCACAGGTGACGCCGCCGCCGCTCCTTCAGTGGTCGGCGGTGAGCGGAGCCGACACGTACCAGGTGTACGTGTTCGACCAGTTCCCGGACCTCCAGAACGCGGACGATCCCAACGGCGTGGCGCCCATCTGGCCGGAGGACATCGACAGGCCCGGCTCCAGCCTGGTGAACGCTCCCACGACAAGCGTTCGCTACGCCGGACCGGCGCTGCGCTCCGGGCGAACCTACTACTGGCTGGTGGTCGCCTCGGACGTCGGCGGCGAAGCCCTCTCGGCCAGCCAGCTCGAGCGCTTCGTCGCCCGATAG